In the Pedobacter cryoconitis genome, ACCAGGCCAATGAATATTGGTATAAAGGCATGGATAAAGAAAAACCTTATTACTTCTGTATAGAAGCAATTAATGAAAATGGAGTTTCTGAAAGATCAAAAGTAACAAGGGTCAATTAGAATAAACTTCCTGAAAACTGAATAATACACGAAATAAAACAATACATTCTCATGAGAAAAACGACTTCCTTATTTTTCCTGGCGGCTCTTTTTAGTGCAAACTCTTTAGTTGCACAACAGAAAAAAGCTGCAAGCGCGACTGACCAGAAGATGAATACGTTCATCGACAATCTAATGTCTAAAATGACAGTAGATGAAAAAATCGGACAACTGAACCTTCCTGCGGTTGGTTTTGATGTAACGGGGCCGATTTTAAGTCAGGGAGTAAATGAAAAGATTGAAAAAGGCCTGGTAGGAGGTGTTTTCAACACATTCACCCCACAAGCAGTACTTAAATTACAAAAGCTTGCCGTGACTAAATCACGTTTAAAAATCCCTTTGTTATTTGGATATGATGTAGTACATGGTCATAAAACGATCTTCCCTATTCCTTTAGGCTTAAGTGCAAGCTGGGATATGGATTTAATTGAAAAAAGTGCGCGTATTGCTGCAAGAGAAGCTAGTGCAGATGGTTTAAACTGGACGTTTTCTCCTATGGTTGATATCGCAAGAGATCCGAGATGGGGAAGAATTTCTGAGGGTTCTGGTGAAGATCCATATTTAGGATCTTTAATTGGTGCGGCTATGGTCAGAGGTTATCAAACCAATAGTCTTTCCAATAAAGATGCAATTATGGCTTGTGTAAAACACTTTGCTTTATATGGCGCTGCCGAAGGCGGAAGAGACTACAATACTACAGACATGAGTCTGATCAGAATGTACAATGAGTATTTACCTCCTTATAAAGCAGCTATTGATGCAGGTGCTGAAACGGTAATGGTATCTTTCAATGATATCAACGGAACACCAGCTACTGCCAATAAATGGTTATTAACTGATTTATTGCGTAAAGACTGGGGTTTTAAAGGTTTTGTAGTGAGTGATTACACAGGTGTGAGTGAATTGATTGCACATGGTCTGGGTGATTTACAAACAGTAAGTGCGAGATCTCTGGAAGCTGGAAATGATATGGATATGGTTAGTGAGGGTTTCCTGACTACTTTAAAGCAGTCTTTGAAAGAAAAGAAAATTACAGAAGAGGTGATTGACATGGCTTGCCGCAGGATTCTGGAATCAAAATATAAATTGGGTTTATTTGAAAATCCATATAAATATGTGAACGAAGAACTTGCAAAAACAGAAATCCTTTCTGCACAAAACAGGTCAGATGCAAGAAACATCGCAGCTGCTTCTATGGTGTTATTGAAAAACAATAACCAATTACTACCGCTAAAGAAAAATGCAAAGATCGCTTTAATCGGTCCGCTGGCTGATAACAAACGTGACATGGTTGGTAACTGGAGTGCAGCGGGTGACTGGAAAAAAGCCATCAGCGTAATTGAAGGTTTAAAAAATGTAGCTCCTGATATGGAGATCACTTATGCTAAAGGTGCTAACCTGGTTGATAATCCAGCAATCTTAAAGCAGATTAATGCCAATGGTGCTGATATCACTGCGGATGCAAAATCACCAAAGCAATTAATTGATGAAGCAGTCAATGCAGCACAAAAAGCTGATATTGCTGTAGTTGTTTTAGGCGAAAGTGCAATCATGGGTGGTGAGGCGACAAGCCGCACAAACCTTGATTTATTACCGAACCAAAAAGATTTATTAAAAGCGCTATCAGCTACTGGTAAACCGATCGTTCTGGTCTTGATGAACAGCCGTCCGTTGACACTGGAATGGGA is a window encoding:
- the bglX gene encoding beta-glucosidase BglX — protein: MRKTTSLFFLAALFSANSLVAQQKKAASATDQKMNTFIDNLMSKMTVDEKIGQLNLPAVGFDVTGPILSQGVNEKIEKGLVGGVFNTFTPQAVLKLQKLAVTKSRLKIPLLFGYDVVHGHKTIFPIPLGLSASWDMDLIEKSARIAAREASADGLNWTFSPMVDIARDPRWGRISEGSGEDPYLGSLIGAAMVRGYQTNSLSNKDAIMACVKHFALYGAAEGGRDYNTTDMSLIRMYNEYLPPYKAAIDAGAETVMVSFNDINGTPATANKWLLTDLLRKDWGFKGFVVSDYTGVSELIAHGLGDLQTVSARSLEAGNDMDMVSEGFLTTLKQSLKEKKITEEVIDMACRRILESKYKLGLFENPYKYVNEELAKTEILSAQNRSDARNIAAASMVLLKNNNQLLPLKKNAKIALIGPLADNKRDMVGNWSAAGDWKKAISVIEGLKNVAPDMEITYAKGANLVDNPAILKQINANGADITADAKSPKQLIDEAVNAAQKADIAVVVLGESAIMGGEATSRTNLDLLPNQKDLLKALSATGKPIVLVLMNSRPLTLEWEDANVPAILETWFSGTEAGNAIADVLVGNYNPSGKLTATFPRNVGQIPLYYNHKSTGRPYDGVSNEKFKSRYIDSSNDPLYPFGFGLSYTSFDFSPVKLDKSAIKSGQTIQATVTVKNNGKFDGHEVVQLYLQDIYGSVTRPVKELKGFQKIFLKKGESKKVTFTINTEMLKFYNSDLKFAAESGDFNVFIGSNSRDVSTAKFSFTL